Proteins co-encoded in one Granulicella cerasi genomic window:
- a CDS encoding response regulator, whose amino-acid sequence MRPRKSILCVEDNEQILSVRKFLLETRGYRVIPMTTAAEAIEFLKDAPQGSIDLLLSDLILPQMDGNELIRRAKQMHPALPALLVSGTISNFERATAADAFLPKGACNPAELLDRIRILVARKRGPKKQPMPVREIETAMPLLAQAS is encoded by the coding sequence ATGCGCCCTCGTAAGTCCATCCTCTGCGTCGAAGACAATGAACAGATCCTCAGCGTCCGCAAGTTCCTGCTCGAAACGCGTGGCTACCGCGTGATTCCGATGACCACCGCTGCGGAGGCCATCGAATTCCTCAAGGACGCACCGCAGGGTTCGATCGACCTGCTGCTCTCGGACCTCATTCTGCCGCAGATGGACGGCAACGAGCTGATCCGCCGCGCCAAGCAGATGCACCCCGCACTGCCTGCTCTGCTGGTCTCGGGCACGATCTCGAACTTCGAGCGCGCCACCGCCGCAGACGCCTTCCTGCCTAAGGGCGCTTGCAACCCGGCCGAGCTGCTCGACCGTATCCGCATCCTGGTGGCCCGCAAGCGCGGTCCCAAGAAGCAGCCGATGCCGGTGCGCGAGATCGAGACGGCGATGCCGCTGCTCGCACAGGCCAGCTAA
- a CDS encoding GH1 family beta-glucosidase: MAISRRDLGKLLGSAAIASTVPTLEAEAPKAVANHAGRSFPEGFLWGSATASYQVEGAVKEGGRGVSIWDTFAHTPGKVDSGDTGDVADDFYHRFPQDIALMKELGLKTCRFSIAWPRIFPNGTGQPNQAGIDFYRRLADALLAAGIEPYATLYHWDLPQTLQDKGGWQNRDTAKAFAEYAGYTAGKLSDRVKHFMTMNEMRTFVEVGYQSGRHAPGLKLGRKDLAQLTHHVVLGHGLGVQAVRAHAQKGTLVGLAENVSSITPAIEAPEHIEAARKAMREDNTMYLGVILDGNYTDHYLQKLGADAPQFTAEDLRAISTPMDFVGVNVYTASYVRAADNELGYAHVPMPKSYPHMLSPWLNIGPEALYWVPKLVNDLWKPKALFITENGASSADTVNGDGHVYDMDRVMYLRNYLGHLQRAVAEGVPVKGYFLWSLLDNFEWADGYAKRFGIIYVDFKTQKRTPKLSADFYKEVIRRNALA, from the coding sequence ATGGCGATTTCTAGACGCGATCTGGGCAAGCTGCTGGGCAGCGCTGCGATTGCAAGCACTGTGCCCACGCTCGAAGCAGAAGCCCCGAAAGCCGTGGCGAACCACGCGGGCCGCAGCTTTCCCGAAGGCTTCCTCTGGGGCTCGGCAACGGCGTCCTACCAGGTGGAGGGAGCCGTGAAAGAGGGCGGCCGCGGCGTCAGCATCTGGGACACCTTCGCGCACACTCCCGGCAAGGTGGACAGCGGCGATACCGGCGATGTCGCTGACGACTTCTACCATCGCTTTCCGCAAGACATCGCGCTGATGAAGGAGCTCGGCCTGAAGACCTGCCGCTTCTCCATCGCGTGGCCGCGCATCTTCCCGAACGGCACCGGCCAGCCGAACCAGGCGGGCATCGACTTCTATCGCAGGCTCGCGGACGCGCTGCTTGCCGCTGGCATTGAGCCTTACGCGACGCTGTATCACTGGGACCTGCCGCAGACGTTGCAGGACAAGGGCGGCTGGCAGAACCGCGATACCGCCAAGGCTTTTGCCGAGTACGCGGGCTACACCGCTGGCAAGCTCTCTGACCGCGTCAAGCACTTCATGACGATGAACGAAATGCGCACCTTCGTCGAAGTTGGCTACCAGTCCGGCCGCCATGCGCCGGGGTTGAAGCTCGGTCGCAAAGACCTTGCGCAGCTCACGCATCATGTCGTGCTCGGCCACGGTCTCGGCGTGCAGGCTGTTCGCGCGCATGCGCAGAAGGGCACACTCGTTGGTCTCGCCGAGAACGTGTCATCCATCACGCCGGCTATCGAAGCGCCTGAACACATCGAGGCCGCGCGCAAGGCGATGCGCGAGGACAACACGATGTACCTCGGGGTGATCCTTGACGGCAACTACACCGACCACTACCTGCAGAAGCTTGGCGCAGACGCACCGCAGTTCACGGCGGAAGACCTTAGGGCGATCAGCACGCCGATGGACTTCGTAGGTGTGAATGTCTACACGGCTTCGTACGTGCGCGCTGCCGACAATGAACTCGGCTACGCCCATGTGCCGATGCCGAAGTCATACCCACACATGCTTAGCCCGTGGCTGAACATCGGCCCAGAAGCTCTCTACTGGGTGCCGAAGCTAGTGAACGATCTCTGGAAGCCGAAGGCGTTGTTCATCACAGAGAACGGAGCCTCGTCGGCCGATACGGTGAACGGCGATGGCCACGTCTACGACATGGACCGCGTCATGTATCTGCGCAACTACCTTGGCCACCTGCAGCGCGCGGTCGCAGAAGGCGTGCCGGTGAAGGGCTACTTCCTCTGGAGCTTGCTCGACAACTTCGAGTGGGCCGACGGATACGCCAAGCGCTTCGGCATCATCTACGTGGACTTCAAGACTCAGAAGCGCACGCCGAAGCTCAGTGCGGATTTCTACAAGGAAGTCATCCGCCGCAACGCGCTGGCGTAG
- a CDS encoding aldose epimerase family protein gives MLTEVSIEPWGTSLRYSKPVHRITLRNSALTVVLTDLGARIVSVLAPDRDGNIADIALGYDTAEAYDRDPLFLGAVCGRFCNRIAGGSFELDGERFQIPQNNGPNALHGGPEGFDKQVWNAKAIEGGVELSLISPDGDQGFPGQMEVRVTYRLSGSSLKLNYHATSSEPTVVNLTNHVYFNLTGDMTRNILGHEVQIHASRCTPVDATMIPTGEIASVEGTPLDFRMPRLIGDRIDDGFEQIQLARGYDHNFVLDGAPVAAIAYEPSTGRTVEVSTTQSGVQFYSGNYLDPAVLGKGGVPCARRTGFCLETQHFPDSPNHPHFPTTTLLPGDSFVSATSFTFGTR, from the coding sequence ATGCTCACTGAAGTTTCGATCGAGCCCTGGGGTACGTCCCTTCGCTACAGCAAGCCCGTGCACCGCATCACGCTGCGCAACAGTGCGCTGACCGTGGTGCTGACAGACCTCGGCGCGCGCATCGTCTCCGTGCTTGCGCCCGACCGCGACGGCAACATCGCCGACATTGCGCTCGGATACGATACCGCCGAAGCCTACGACCGCGATCCGCTCTTTCTCGGCGCAGTCTGCGGACGCTTCTGCAACCGCATCGCCGGTGGCAGCTTCGAGCTCGATGGCGAACGCTTTCAGATTCCGCAGAACAATGGACCGAACGCGCTGCACGGAGGTCCCGAGGGCTTCGATAAACAGGTGTGGAACGCGAAGGCGATCGAGGGCGGCGTAGAGCTTTCGCTGATTTCGCCCGATGGCGATCAGGGCTTCCCCGGGCAGATGGAGGTACGCGTCACCTATCGGCTCTCCGGCAGTTCGTTGAAGCTGAACTACCACGCGACCAGCTCCGAGCCGACCGTGGTGAACCTGACCAACCATGTCTACTTCAACCTCACCGGCGACATGACGCGCAACATCCTGGGGCATGAGGTGCAGATTCACGCGAGCCGCTGCACGCCGGTGGATGCCACGATGATTCCGACCGGCGAGATCGCTTCCGTCGAAGGCACACCGCTCGACTTCCGCATGCCGCGCCTCATCGGCGATCGCATCGACGATGGCTTCGAACAGATACAACTCGCGCGCGGCTATGACCATAACTTCGTGCTCGACGGCGCACCCGTCGCAGCGATTGCGTACGAGCCGAGCACCGGACGCACGGTGGAAGTCTCGACGACCCAGTCGGGCGTGCAGTTCTACAGCGGCAACTACCTTGACCCGGCGGTACTGGGCAAAGGCGGCGTTCCGTGTGCGCGACGCACAGGCTTCTGCCTGGAGACACAGCACTTCCCGGACTCGCCGAATCATCCGCACTTCCCCACCACCACGTTGCTGCCGGGTGACAGCTTCGTCTCTGCGACGAGCTTCACCTTCGGCACGCGCTAA
- a CDS encoding endo-1,4-beta-xylanase, with the protein MGLVSRRTILGQLAAGSIALAARPSFAMRGKDEAPLAPLREIAAAKGIAFGMAVNVHRLEDTAKYRDILARECSIVTPENTMKWEGIHTQPDDYNFGPSDEIVDFALKNRIRVHGHTFVWHRALPPWVQRVATDKASARKVLIDHITTVVKRYKGRVDSWDVVNEAFQPQDNLTHNYRNSFWYQMLGQEYFEIAFGAAHDADPKAVLAYNDYGMEYENHSDEARRGDVLDLMRSLKKSGVPVGAVGLQSHLRAGTNEHFGNGVTDLLHELHHMGLECWVTELDVDDTKVAASDLHSRDVQVAEAYSNYLDTVLSTGCVNTVIAWGVFDAVREIGAEAGVGASKGKSIRPLLFDSEGNAKLATRAVAEAFRSAPKYKR; encoded by the coding sequence GTGGGTCTTGTTTCACGCCGTACCATCTTGGGCCAACTCGCTGCAGGCAGCATCGCGCTGGCCGCGCGTCCGTCGTTCGCGATGCGTGGCAAAGACGAGGCGCCGCTTGCTCCCTTGCGCGAAATCGCGGCTGCGAAGGGAATTGCGTTCGGCATGGCCGTGAACGTACACCGGCTCGAAGACACCGCGAAATATCGCGACATCCTCGCACGCGAGTGCAGCATTGTGACGCCTGAAAACACCATGAAGTGGGAAGGCATCCACACGCAGCCGGACGATTACAACTTCGGCCCTTCGGACGAGATCGTCGACTTCGCGCTGAAGAACAGGATCCGCGTGCACGGACACACCTTCGTGTGGCACCGCGCGCTGCCACCTTGGGTGCAGCGCGTCGCAACCGACAAGGCCTCCGCGCGTAAGGTGCTGATCGACCACATCACGACCGTAGTGAAGCGCTACAAAGGCCGGGTGGATTCGTGGGATGTGGTGAACGAAGCCTTCCAGCCGCAGGACAATCTCACGCACAATTACCGCAATTCGTTCTGGTACCAGATGCTCGGGCAGGAGTACTTCGAGATCGCTTTCGGGGCCGCGCATGACGCCGATCCGAAGGCCGTGCTGGCGTACAACGACTACGGCATGGAGTATGAGAACCACTCTGACGAAGCACGTCGTGGCGATGTGCTCGACCTGATGCGCAGCCTGAAGAAGAGCGGTGTGCCTGTTGGAGCTGTAGGGTTGCAGTCGCATCTGCGCGCGGGCACCAACGAGCACTTCGGCAACGGCGTAACCGATCTGCTGCACGAACTACACCACATGGGCCTGGAGTGCTGGGTGACAGAGCTGGACGTCGATGACACGAAGGTCGCCGCTTCCGACCTGCACTCCCGCGATGTGCAAGTGGCCGAGGCGTACAGCAATTATCTCGACACGGTGTTGAGCACCGGTTGCGTGAACACCGTGATCGCGTGGGGAGTCTTCGACGCGGTGCGTGAGATCGGCGCAGAGGCAGGTGTCGGTGCGTCGAAGGGCAAGTCGATTCGTCCGCTGCTTTTTGACTCGGAGGGCAACGCGAAGCTCGCGACGCGTGCGGTGGCCGAAGCCTTCCGCAGCGCGCCGAAGTACAAGCGTTAG
- a CDS encoding LacI family DNA-binding transcriptional regulator — MLDSIVPRKPEPKPSGPAPADGKRVSLKVLGEYLGLSPATISLVLNNSPVAQSIPPATRQRVLAAAEKFNYRPNPLARSLRMNRTHTVGIIAPEHSEGYFTGLMMAIESYLIQAGYLYFTVSHLGRKELLSEYTRMLVNRQVDGVLLINTRLPEALPIPTVAISSHSLHKNVIDVLLDHDAAAQETMQHLYDLGHRRIAFMRGQPEALDSQYRWEATLRAAKALGLTVDESLCIAIAHNSWSPDLGYEPVLNLLDRTRDFTALVCFNDLAAIGAFRAVADRGLSCPQDLSIIGFDDIAAAGYSIPRLSTVRQPLQQMGEAAARVLIEAIESKPHEQELCFAPELIERDSTAARSTPLRKVSAKKSARS; from the coding sequence ATGCTGGACAGCATTGTGCCCCGCAAGCCCGAGCCCAAACCGAGCGGCCCTGCGCCCGCTGACGGAAAACGCGTCAGCCTGAAAGTGCTGGGCGAATATCTCGGGCTTTCACCCGCGACCATTTCGCTGGTACTGAACAACTCTCCGGTCGCACAGTCCATTCCGCCAGCAACGCGTCAGCGCGTACTCGCCGCGGCGGAGAAATTCAACTACCGCCCGAACCCGCTGGCACGCTCGCTGCGCATGAATCGCACGCACACCGTCGGCATCATTGCACCAGAGCACTCGGAAGGCTACTTCACCGGGCTGATGATGGCGATCGAAAGCTATCTCATCCAAGCGGGCTATCTATACTTCACGGTCTCGCATCTCGGCCGGAAAGAACTGCTCAGCGAGTACACGCGCATGTTGGTCAACCGTCAGGTGGACGGCGTGCTGCTCATCAACACGCGTCTGCCCGAAGCGTTGCCGATCCCGACCGTCGCGATATCCTCGCACTCGTTGCACAAGAACGTCATCGATGTCCTGCTCGATCACGACGCTGCGGCGCAGGAGACGATGCAGCATCTCTACGATCTTGGTCACAGGCGCATCGCCTTCATGCGCGGCCAGCCGGAAGCGCTCGATTCGCAGTACCGCTGGGAAGCGACACTGCGCGCGGCCAAAGCGCTCGGGCTCACCGTCGACGAGTCGCTCTGCATCGCGATCGCGCACAACTCCTGGTCGCCGGACCTCGGCTACGAACCGGTGTTGAACCTGCTCGATCGCACGCGCGACTTCACCGCGCTCGTCTGCTTCAACGATCTCGCAGCCATCGGAGCCTTCCGTGCTGTCGCTGATCGCGGCCTAAGCTGCCCACAAGACCTTTCCATCATCGGCTTCGACGACATCGCGGCTGCGGGCTATTCGATCCCGCGCCTGAGCACGGTGCGCCAGCCTTTGCAGCAGATGGGCGAAGCCGCCGCGCGCGTGCTGATCGAAGCCATCGAGAGCAAACCGCATGAGCAGGAACTCTGCTTCGCGCCGGAACTGATCGAGCGCGATTCGACAGCGGCACGCTCAACGCCGCTCCGCAAAGTTTCCGCGAAAAAGTCCGCTCGAAGCTAA
- a CDS encoding NHL repeat-containing protein, producing the protein MNRFRTYSLLSSSLAALMLSGCGMGTSNLLSNTQATTTTAKLQGKIFGGQQPVFNASIVMMQAGNTGYGTGATSIMNSGATVYSAADGSFNLTGKYTCPTTGSNQVYLVATGGDPTGQASTSINNTASVMVAALGPCSVLNANTVIQVNEVTTVGAAFALGQFVGNFGAAGVQIGAPTSNQVGLTNAFATAHNLVNTSTGNAAPQTADTGTNFFMTAIDQRKLYTMANILASCVNQTSAAASNCTTLFSGVAPTYAPSYFPNNTQTAATLPTDTFQAAAYMSLNSTSTNATASSTNLGNLFNLQSAFMPYSYSLSVAPVDWTLALNYSGNGINYLSSAAVDGNGDVWFSNANATGGVVVINGGTGVAGGTAGVTGGVIGFYSTGSYNGTTVTANGTRQVAIDQNNKAWFPNYTAGSDGRFYLLRAVAGAGVDATLQIPAGPTLPYAVAVDAANTVFATTASTQIVSASATAATGTSATSTSGLESGGAASIAITPSNVGYAPTNGSTSVKYFSTTGLTSTGTATTTGFANYGSAVDGNGYVWIANHATSNPALGYLNGSALTSASTSSCMNNPTMLAIDGNNNVWVTNGTQTTTTANGSAVTIGTVCEFSNNGTLISSAVGYGSHNIGSGRGIAIDQSGNVWVTSYATASSFVTQIIGAAAPAVAPLAVAVKNNTFGRRP; encoded by the coding sequence ATGAACCGCTTCCGCACCTACTCTCTCCTGAGCTCCTCGCTCGCGGCCCTGATGCTTTCGGGCTGCGGCATGGGCACGAGCAACCTGCTCTCCAACACGCAGGCCACCACTACGACCGCGAAGCTGCAGGGCAAGATCTTCGGCGGACAGCAGCCGGTCTTCAACGCCAGCATCGTCATGATGCAGGCGGGCAACACCGGATACGGCACAGGCGCGACCAGCATCATGAACTCCGGCGCCACCGTGTACAGCGCTGCGGATGGAAGTTTCAATCTGACCGGCAAGTACACCTGCCCCACCACCGGCAGCAATCAGGTCTACCTCGTGGCCACCGGCGGCGACCCCACAGGCCAGGCGAGCACGTCGATCAACAACACGGCGTCCGTCATGGTGGCTGCGCTCGGTCCGTGCTCGGTTCTCAATGCCAACACGGTGATCCAGGTGAACGAAGTAACGACCGTGGGCGCAGCGTTCGCGCTCGGCCAGTTCGTTGGAAACTTCGGCGCAGCGGGCGTGCAGATCGGTGCACCGACGTCGAACCAGGTCGGCCTCACCAATGCCTTTGCCACCGCGCACAACCTCGTGAATACGTCGACCGGCAACGCTGCTCCGCAGACCGCAGATACCGGCACCAACTTCTTCATGACGGCGATCGACCAGCGCAAGCTCTATACGATGGCGAACATTCTCGCTTCGTGCGTGAACCAGACTTCGGCGGCTGCGTCGAACTGCACGACGCTCTTCTCGGGCGTCGCGCCGACGTATGCGCCGAGCTACTTCCCGAACAACACGCAAACCGCTGCGACCTTGCCCACCGATACCTTCCAGGCAGCGGCATACATGTCGTTGAACTCCACGAGCACGAATGCCACGGCATCGAGCACCAACCTGGGCAACCTCTTCAACCTGCAGTCCGCCTTCATGCCCTACAGCTACTCGCTGTCGGTGGCTCCGGTGGACTGGACGCTCGCACTCAACTATTCAGGCAACGGCATCAACTATCTCTCGAGCGCAGCCGTCGACGGTAACGGTGATGTCTGGTTCTCGAACGCCAACGCCACGGGCGGCGTGGTTGTGATCAACGGCGGCACCGGCGTTGCGGGCGGCACGGCCGGCGTTACCGGCGGCGTGATCGGCTTCTACTCCACGGGAAGCTACAACGGCACGACCGTCACTGCGAATGGCACGCGCCAGGTCGCCATCGACCAGAACAATAAAGCGTGGTTCCCCAACTACACAGCAGGAAGCGACGGCCGCTTCTACCTGCTGCGCGCGGTCGCAGGCGCGGGGGTTGACGCTACGCTGCAGATCCCCGCAGGCCCGACACTGCCCTATGCCGTCGCCGTGGACGCCGCGAATACGGTCTTCGCCACCACTGCATCCACGCAGATCGTGAGCGCTTCCGCCACAGCGGCTACGGGCACCTCGGCCACCTCCACCAGTGGCCTCGAGTCCGGAGGTGCGGCGTCTATTGCGATCACGCCGAGCAATGTAGGTTATGCGCCGACCAACGGCAGCACATCGGTGAAGTACTTCTCCACTACCGGGCTGACGAGCACCGGCACGGCGACCACGACGGGCTTCGCCAACTACGGATCGGCAGTGGATGGCAATGGCTATGTGTGGATCGCCAATCATGCGACCTCAAACCCTGCTCTGGGCTACCTCAACGGCAGCGCGCTCACCAGCGCTTCCACCAGCAGCTGCATGAACAACCCGACGATGCTCGCCATCGACGGCAACAACAATGTGTGGGTGACGAACGGGACCCAGACGACCACTACGGCCAATGGCTCGGCCGTGACGATCGGCACAGTTTGCGAGTTCAGCAATAACGGCACGCTGATTTCAAGCGCCGTAGGCTATGGCTCGCACAACATCGGCTCGGGACGCGGCATTGCGATCGACCAGTCAGGCAACGTCTGGGTGACCAGCTACGCGACCGCAAGCTCGTTCGTGACGCAGATCATCGGAGCCGCAGCTCCTGCCGTGGCACCGCTCGCGGTGGCGGTGAAGAACAACACCTTCGGCCGACGTCCCTAG
- a CDS encoding Ig-like domain repeat protein, translating to MRLLQKFLLGTSAIAALFTASATQAAVPAVVMSNHQTLYSSLTNGTERVSANARGDVFFHDSAGHQLLELPAGSTTPVVIIKNTNTTTSTSGPSSVDIDTLGNLYFNNTYGGRVIKVPFANGTYATNIDATDATLKANTCTVGATAPCVLQTLGVLTGYYAQTSDTAQDGAQDGTGNFYFVDVNDNVSAGKYNRIVKLTPSGTVTVLIDSLTTASNAQLASDAAGNLWYANGVGLYYAAAGASAFTQVNTTTVSKPTGVTFDKAGNLIVTDTGNNRIVVLPYENGAVNAADQYLLAPYYSANSVGIDASGTIYYSGASGGASSISQLHSSTYNAAALAVNSTTTSALVYAAFNSSITFQTIYQKTVGANMIASVNTCVLGTTYTAGKSCALNVQVKPVRVGPTTALVGVTDASGVVQGQFAFTITGTGSAVNIDPGTQSTITSTLGTPSGVAVDRLGTTYVVDTANNTVLAYASGSTTSTAYGTGLNKPTSVSVDANGDLFIADSGNNRVVEIPSIGAALQSTAQVVVASGLTQPIAVTSGLLDSLFIAQGGSLDQYAVRSIPATKTSTLSTAYAQPLALATDPTGNLYLADGATGTVVELTAPGFRTATNIATGLTTPSGLSTDAAGDLFVVDAGTAKAIVIPNTNGTLSYANAASVGSFASPYGIAADYNGNLYVSDTGAKSLFKVVRTAGAINFGAVNQNTTSATQTATILSSGNTSLTLGSPLYTATGDTARFNILASSTCSAGASLAAGATCTLASTYTPTAKTTNTATYALSAAPTVAPGSFSLVLTGTGTFLAPTTLAVTVSPSTLTYAQAATLTATLTPSQFNVAAATGTVTFYINGVAQKPVTLTNNVATLQTTALLGGTNTVYAVYSGDINYATSTATTVNVGVATASTSTTLTITAPYANPTSAPVGNAVTLAATVTPSVAGSLAGSSINFVSGTTTVASAALTANTNGTYSATVTTTSIPAGSYSVAAVFSGNANYSGSQSAAQTLIISAQGIDMSAAPTSITSTASTPGSTTLTVRSVAGLGTGTAAPVVFSCAGLPANAVCRFTPAYISLPASPATAPVAATQVNLSIEVSVDPGTKTTGASLRTVGTGVAFAFLFAPLLFKRRRKLASLACAAFALIAFAGFTGCSSGSTPKTTAAGTYTVTVTAQASAGVTASLPLTLTVR from the coding sequence ATGCGATTGCTACAAAAATTCCTTCTCGGCACATCTGCCATCGCCGCACTTTTCACCGCGTCCGCAACGCAGGCCGCGGTTCCTGCGGTGGTGATGAGCAACCATCAAACGCTGTACTCGTCGTTGACCAATGGCACCGAGCGCGTGTCGGCAAACGCACGCGGCGATGTGTTCTTCCATGACTCCGCCGGCCATCAGCTTCTCGAGCTGCCTGCTGGTTCCACGACACCGGTCGTGATCATCAAGAACACCAACACGACGACCTCCACCAGCGGTCCGAGCTCGGTCGACATCGACACTCTCGGCAACCTGTACTTCAACAACACCTACGGCGGTCGCGTCATCAAGGTGCCGTTTGCCAATGGTACGTACGCGACGAACATCGATGCTACCGACGCCACGCTGAAGGCGAACACCTGCACCGTGGGCGCGACGGCTCCGTGCGTGCTGCAGACGCTAGGTGTGCTGACCGGCTACTACGCGCAGACCTCGGACACCGCACAGGACGGCGCGCAGGATGGCACCGGCAACTTCTACTTCGTCGATGTGAACGATAACGTCTCCGCAGGCAAGTACAACCGCATCGTAAAGCTGACGCCGAGCGGCACGGTGACGGTGTTGATCGACAGCCTCACCACCGCCTCGAACGCGCAGCTCGCGTCGGACGCGGCAGGCAATCTCTGGTATGCGAATGGCGTCGGCCTCTACTATGCGGCTGCAGGTGCGTCGGCGTTCACGCAGGTGAACACGACGACCGTGTCGAAGCCGACGGGCGTGACCTTCGACAAGGCCGGGAACCTCATCGTCACCGATACCGGCAACAACCGCATCGTCGTGCTGCCTTATGAGAACGGCGCAGTGAACGCCGCCGATCAATATCTGCTCGCACCCTACTACTCGGCGAACTCGGTGGGCATTGATGCAAGCGGCACGATCTACTACAGCGGAGCTTCAGGTGGAGCTTCCTCCATCTCGCAACTGCATAGCTCGACCTACAACGCTGCGGCCCTTGCGGTGAACTCCACGACAACCTCCGCGCTGGTGTATGCCGCCTTCAACAGCAGCATCACCTTCCAGACGATCTACCAGAAGACCGTCGGCGCGAACATGATCGCGTCGGTGAACACCTGCGTGCTCGGAACGACCTACACCGCAGGCAAGAGCTGCGCGCTGAACGTGCAGGTGAAGCCGGTGCGCGTCGGCCCCACGACCGCACTCGTCGGTGTGACGGACGCGAGCGGTGTTGTGCAAGGCCAGTTCGCCTTCACCATCACCGGCACGGGCTCCGCAGTGAACATCGATCCCGGCACGCAGTCGACGATCACTTCCACGCTGGGCACGCCTTCCGGCGTTGCCGTTGACCGCCTCGGCACCACGTATGTGGTCGACACCGCGAACAACACGGTGCTCGCCTACGCCAGCGGATCGACGACCTCGACCGCATATGGCACGGGCCTCAACAAGCCGACCAGCGTCTCTGTCGACGCGAATGGCGACCTCTTCATCGCCGATAGCGGCAACAACCGCGTCGTGGAGATTCCTTCGATCGGTGCGGCTCTGCAGTCTACTGCGCAGGTCGTCGTGGCCAGCGGTTTGACGCAGCCGATCGCGGTGACCTCGGGCTTGCTCGATTCCCTCTTCATCGCGCAGGGTGGATCGCTCGATCAGTACGCCGTGCGTTCGATTCCCGCAACGAAGACCAGCACGCTCTCCACCGCTTACGCGCAGCCGCTGGCGTTGGCTACGGATCCCACCGGCAACCTCTATCTCGCCGACGGTGCAACAGGCACCGTCGTGGAACTCACCGCTCCTGGCTTCAGGACCGCGACCAACATTGCAACGGGGCTCACAACTCCTTCAGGACTTTCGACCGATGCGGCTGGCGATCTTTTCGTCGTCGATGCTGGCACGGCGAAGGCCATCGTGATCCCAAACACCAACGGCACGCTGAGCTACGCCAATGCAGCTTCGGTAGGCTCTTTCGCTTCGCCTTACGGCATCGCGGCAGACTATAACGGCAATCTCTACGTCAGCGACACCGGCGCGAAGTCTCTCTTCAAGGTGGTGCGCACGGCCGGCGCGATCAACTTCGGCGCAGTGAACCAGAACACGACCAGCGCCACGCAGACCGCGACGATTCTGTCCTCGGGCAATACGTCGCTGACGCTCGGCTCGCCGCTCTACACCGCGACGGGCGACACCGCACGCTTCAACATCCTCGCCAGCAGCACCTGCTCGGCAGGCGCATCGCTCGCGGCGGGCGCGACCTGCACGCTCGCTTCGACCTACACCCCGACGGCGAAGACCACCAACACTGCAACCTACGCGCTAAGCGCCGCTCCGACGGTGGCTCCTGGCTCGTTCTCGCTGGTGCTCACCGGCACGGGCACCTTCCTGGCACCGACAACGCTTGCTGTAACGGTCTCGCCCTCAACGCTGACCTATGCACAGGCTGCGACCCTGACCGCGACGCTGACGCCTTCGCAGTTCAACGTGGCTGCAGCAACGGGTACGGTGACCTTCTACATCAACGGCGTTGCGCAGAAGCCGGTGACGCTCACCAATAACGTAGCAACGCTGCAGACCACAGCTCTGCTCGGCGGCACGAACACGGTCTACGCCGTGTACTCCGGCGACATCAACTACGCCACCAGCACCGCGACTACCGTGAACGTGGGCGTAGCGACGGCGAGCACCTCGACGACGCTGACGATCACCGCACCCTACGCGAACCCCACCAGCGCTCCCGTAGGCAACGCCGTGACGCTTGCCGCAACGGTGACGCCGAGCGTTGCAGGATCGCTTGCAGGCTCGAGCATCAACTTCGTCAGTGGCACGACAACCGTCGCCTCGGCTGCACTCACTGCGAACACCAACGGTACGTACTCGGCCACGGTGACCACGACCAGCATCCCGGCGGGAAGCTACAGCGTGGCTGCGGTCTTCTCAGGCAACGCGAACTATAGTGGCTCGCAGTCCGCCGCGCAGACGTTGATCATCTCCGCACAGGGCATCGACATGAGCGCAGCTCCGACGTCGATCACCTCGACAGCATCGACGCCCGGCAGCACCACGCTGACGGTGCGTTCGGTTGCGGGACTCGGCACTGGAACGGCCGCACCTGTGGTCTTCTCCTGCGCAGGCCTGCCTGCGAACGCGGTCTGCCGCTTCACACCTGCTTACATCTCGCTGCCTGCTTCACCCGCGACCGCACCTGTGGCAGCAACGCAGGTGAACCTGAGCATCGAGGTCTCCGTTGACCCCGGCACGAAGACCACCGGCGCCTCGTTGCGCACCGTTGGCACAGGCGTTGCGTTCGCCTTCCTCTTCGCTCCGCTCCTGTTCAAGCGTCGCCGCAAGCTCGCGTCGCTGGCTTGTGCAGCGTTCGCACTGATCGCCTTCGCGGGCTTCACCGGATGCTCTTCCGGCAGCACGCCGAAGACGACGGCCGCAGGCACTTACACCGTAACCGTGACGGCGCAGGCAAGCGCTGGTGTCACCGCATCCCTTCCCCTCACCCTGACGGTGCGCTAA